In one Asterias amurensis chromosome 9, ASM3211899v1 genomic region, the following are encoded:
- the LOC139942324 gene encoding protein TTE1956-like, whose protein sequence is MNNLIMKQEHSSSAILLLLLLLSLVVTLTACQRQDQHGHNTVTDTDNDSHDSYSVKNNMSAVKSPVGAVVGAFVLPHGGIAFNPKHFNTTNKTALEEAWLLHDSARAVGDLISKLNPDLILLSTPHGIADQDNFLFYLNPKGYGSADTDNYAGPYTLSVNLDSVSSQSVAKELRNAGENISGLSAFGAPGQADDPFPLRWGEVIPLSFVSGLETMKAMIISQPSRRYNQSVQMIPELLHLGASLHQKLLLLRQRVVVIISADLAHTHDKNGPYGFSPSAEPFDQACSQWAATLDEEALLKTAAGYVNSALSCGYTGMVMLHGLMREASLSSWSSKVYANYHPSYYGMMVASFVKK, encoded by the exons ATGAATAACCTTATAATGAAACAAGAACATTCATCAAGTGCCAtcctactactactactactactaagtTTAGTTGTAACATTAACGGCATGTCAGCGGCAGGATCAGCACGGTCACAATACTGTCACCGACACTGATAACGACAGTCATGACAGTTACTCAGTTAAAAATAACATGTCTGCCGTAAAAAGTCCCGTCGGAGCAGTTGTCGGGGCATTCGTCCTTCCACACGGGGGAATTGCCTTTAATCCCAAACACTTCAACACGACAAACAAGACGGCCTTAGAAGAGGCCTGGCTACTTCACGACTCGGCTCGAGCGGTCGGTGACCTCATCAGTAAACTCAATCCAGACCTGATTCTTCTTAGCACCCCGCACGGCATTGCGGATCAGGACAATTTTCTCTTCTACTTGAATCCCAAGGGCTATGGGTCTGCTGATACGGACAACTACGCGGGGCCGTATACATTATCGGTGAATTTGGACAGTGTTTCTAGCCAGAGTGTAGCCAAAGAGCTTCGCAACGCTGGTGAGAATATCAGTGGTCTAAGTGCTTTTGGGGCTCCCGGGCAAGCTGATGACCCCTTCCCATTGAG ATGGGGTGAAGTTATCCCGCTGTCATTTGTCTCAGGTCTTGAGACAATGAAGGCAATGATCATCTCTCAACCAAGTCGTCGCTACAACCAAAGCGTCCAAATGATTCCTGAACTCCTCCACTTAG GAGCCTCGCTTCACCAGAAGCTGTTGTTACTAAGGCAACGGGTCGTAGTCATCATAAGTGCTGATCTTGCCCATACACACGATAAAAATGGGCCCTATGGCTTTTCACCCAGCGCTGAGCCATTTGATCAA GCTTGCAGCCAGTGGGCAGCTACTTTAGATGAAGAGGCACTCTTGAAAACAGCAGCGGGGTatgtaaatagcgccctctcttgtggCTACACAGGGATGGTAATGTTGCATGGTTTGATGAGGGAGGCATCACTGAGTAGTTGGAGTTCCAAGGTGTATGCTAACTACCACCCAAGCTATTATGGGATGATGGTAGCTTCATTTGTGAAAAAGTAA